In the genome of Streptomyces sp. V2I9, one region contains:
- a CDS encoding SulP family inorganic anion transporter, whose translation MSSLSSAPSPVARLRGLKPDWLSDPKVWRTEVLAGLVVALALIPEAISFSIIAGVDPTVGLFASFTMAVTIAVVGGRRAMISAATGAVALVIAPLNREHGLGHLVAAVILAGLIQVVLGALGVAKLMRFIPRSVMVGFVNSLAILIFMAQVPEMRDVPWAVYPLIAGGLALMVIFPRITTVVPAPLVSIVILTVITVGAAIAVPTVGDKGALPSSLPVPGLPDVPFTLDTLTTIAPYAFAMALVGLMESLMTAKLVDDITDTSSNKTRESVGQGIANIVTGFFGGMGGCAMIGQTMINVKVSGARTRLSTFLAGMFLMVLCIAFGPVVSDIPMAALVAVMVMVSFATFDRHSIAPGTLRRMPAGEITVMVITVVCVVITHNLAIGVVVGSVTAMVVFARRVAHLTEVTAVIDPDGSTVVYRVTGELFFASSNDLVGRFDYAGDPGRVVIDLSSAHIWDASSVAALDAIGTKYARRGKSVEITGLDDPSARLHGRLTGELAAEH comes from the coding sequence TTGTCTTCCCTCTCCTCCGCTCCCTCCCCGGTCGCGCGCCTGCGTGGCCTGAAGCCCGACTGGCTCTCCGACCCCAAGGTCTGGCGCACCGAGGTGCTGGCCGGTCTGGTCGTCGCCCTGGCGCTGATTCCCGAGGCGATCTCGTTCTCGATCATCGCGGGCGTCGATCCGACGGTCGGGCTCTTCGCTTCCTTCACCATGGCCGTGACGATCGCGGTCGTCGGCGGTCGCCGGGCGATGATCTCGGCCGCCACCGGCGCGGTGGCGCTCGTGATCGCGCCGCTCAACCGGGAGCACGGCCTCGGGCACCTCGTCGCCGCCGTCATCCTCGCCGGCCTCATCCAGGTGGTGCTGGGGGCACTGGGTGTGGCGAAGCTGATGCGGTTCATCCCGCGATCGGTGATGGTCGGCTTCGTCAACTCCCTCGCCATCCTCATCTTCATGGCGCAGGTCCCCGAGATGCGGGACGTCCCCTGGGCGGTGTACCCCCTGATCGCCGGCGGTCTGGCGCTCATGGTGATCTTCCCCCGGATCACCACGGTCGTCCCGGCCCCGCTCGTCTCCATCGTCATCCTCACCGTGATCACCGTCGGCGCCGCCATCGCCGTGCCGACCGTCGGCGACAAGGGCGCTCTGCCGTCCTCGCTGCCGGTACCGGGCCTGCCCGACGTGCCCTTCACCCTCGACACCCTGACGACGATCGCCCCCTACGCGTTCGCCATGGCGCTGGTCGGCCTGATGGAGTCGCTGATGACCGCGAAGCTGGTCGACGACATCACCGACACCTCCTCGAACAAGACCCGCGAGTCCGTCGGCCAGGGGATCGCCAATATCGTCACCGGCTTCTTCGGCGGCATGGGCGGCTGCGCGATGATCGGCCAGACCATGATCAACGTGAAGGTCTCCGGAGCCCGCACCCGCCTCTCCACGTTCCTCGCAGGCATGTTCCTGATGGTGCTGTGCATCGCCTTCGGCCCGGTCGTCTCCGACATCCCGATGGCCGCTCTGGTGGCGGTGATGGTGATGGTGTCGTTCGCGACCTTCGACCGGCACTCCATCGCACCCGGCACTCTGCGGCGGATGCCCGCCGGAGAGATCACGGTCATGGTGATCACCGTCGTCTGCGTCGTGATCACCCACAACCTCGCCATCGGGGTGGTCGTCGGCTCGGTCACCGCCATGGTCGTCTTCGCCCGGCGCGTCGCCCATCTCACGGAGGTCACCGCCGTCATCGACCCCGACGGCTCCACCGTCGTCTACCGGGTCACCGGGGAACTCTTCTTCGCCTCCTCCAACGACCTCGTCGGCCGGTTCGACTATGCGGGCGACCCCGGCCGCGTCGTCATCGACCTGAGCTCCGCCCACATCTGGGACGCCTCTTCCGTCGCCGCCCTCGACGCCATCGGGACGAAGTACGCCCGGCGCGGCAAGAGCGTGGAGATCACCGGTCTCGACGACCCGAGCGCACGCCTGCATGGCCGGCTCACCGGTGAACTCGCCGCCGAGCACTGA
- a CDS encoding MerR family transcriptional regulator — translation MDGKHMQIGEVAARTELSLRTIRHYEETGLVTPSARSRGGFRLYTETDVARLMVIRRMKPLGFTLDQMRDLLDATDRLDGNDPLDPEQREVLLARVRSYQRSAAEQVGRLRVQLARAEDFEATLRARAQGPATANAPGEAAATDGG, via the coding sequence GTGGACGGCAAGCACATGCAGATCGGCGAGGTCGCCGCACGGACCGAGCTCTCCCTGCGCACCATCCGCCATTACGAGGAGACCGGCCTCGTCACGCCTTCCGCACGATCCCGGGGCGGTTTCCGCCTCTACACCGAGACCGACGTGGCCCGCCTCATGGTCATCAGGAGGATGAAGCCGCTCGGCTTCACCCTGGACCAGATGCGCGACCTGCTCGACGCCACCGACCGGCTGGACGGGAACGACCCGCTCGACCCGGAGCAGCGCGAGGTGCTGCTGGCGCGGGTGCGGTCCTACCAGCGGTCCGCCGCGGAGCAGGTCGGCAGGCTCCGCGTCCAGCTCGCCCGCGCCGAGGACTTCGAGGCCACGCTCCGCGCCCGCGCGCAGGGCCCGGCCACGGCGAACGCTCCGGGCGAGGCCGCGGCCACGGACGGCGGCTGA